One window of Vibrio atlanticus genomic DNA carries:
- a CDS encoding LysR family transcriptional regulator encodes MTPYPSLPSSHNGLKAFEAAARLMSFTLAADELHVTQSAISRQIKQLEDELNASLVIRKHRAIELTEQGHDLYVALRESYANVETVIASWGEPKQKRIVIKATLSFATRVLISKVRELNERYQDYEIVIVPVIEEDESINSSEYDLLIFHTRFKKRYDKAPNITFLREEFMAPVCSTSLTNKDTDLDSLLTLPRLHPTLDHHDWKVWLADVEFPPKKPVRNTSFLSLDMALSACLSGEGVTVTDLLLVLQDLQRGFLYCPKDAKIQHSAWTYFMHQRTHTPIINDLIEWLREETAKEIELLKSLAQQYQWFGVIEQDKGFGRLS; translated from the coding sequence ATGACCCCATATCCTAGCTTGCCATCATCCCATAATGGCTTAAAAGCCTTCGAAGCTGCTGCAAGGCTGATGAGCTTTACGTTGGCCGCCGATGAACTGCATGTGACACAAAGTGCGATCAGCCGTCAGATTAAACAGCTTGAAGATGAGTTAAACGCATCATTGGTTATTCGTAAGCATCGAGCGATTGAACTAACAGAACAAGGTCACGATTTGTATGTGGCTTTACGTGAAAGCTATGCCAATGTCGAAACGGTTATTGCTTCTTGGGGCGAGCCAAAGCAGAAACGTATTGTGATCAAAGCGACTTTGAGTTTCGCGACGCGCGTATTGATCTCTAAAGTACGGGAATTAAACGAGCGTTATCAAGATTATGAAATCGTCATTGTGCCTGTGATTGAGGAAGACGAATCGATCAACAGCAGCGAATATGACCTGCTGATCTTTCACACGCGCTTCAAAAAACGCTATGACAAGGCACCTAACATCACCTTCTTACGTGAAGAGTTTATGGCGCCGGTCTGTTCGACTAGTTTAACGAACAAAGATACTGACCTCGATTCGCTCTTAACCTTACCAAGACTCCACCCGACCTTAGATCATCACGACTGGAAAGTGTGGCTGGCTGATGTCGAGTTCCCACCGAAAAAGCCCGTTAGAAATACCAGCTTCTTGTCTTTGGATATGGCACTCAGTGCTTGCTTGTCAGGTGAAGGCGTCACGGTGACGGATTTACTGTTGGTTTTACAGGATCTACAACGGGGCTTCTTGTACTGCCCTAAGGATGCAAAGATTCAACACAGTGCTTGGACTTACTTCATGCACCAGCGTACACACACGCCTATCATCAATGACCTTATTGAATGGCTGAGGGAAGAGACAGCCAAAGAGATTGAGTTGCTGAAATCACTCGCACAGCAATATCAATGGTTTGGTGTAATTGAGCAAGACAAAGGCTTTGGTCGACTCTCTTAA
- a CDS encoding zinc-binding alcohol dehydrogenase family protein, with protein MSVPSKMKAIGFTQSFAITEQDSLFEFETSLPELKNNDLLVKVSATSINPADAKIRIRSAKDKTLEQPKVLGYDAVGEVVGKGTDVEGFELGDRVYYAGDVTRMGANAEYQAVDYRIAAKAPKSLSDEAAAVMPLATLTAWEALFDRLRVRPEEQKSILIIGGAGGVGSITIQLASQLTNLTVIATASRPETEQWVRDMGADHVVNHRNLVESVREQGIQHVDYIFNVADTKGHWESMVELIAPQGMISSIVEFDGGIDLSALQGKSVGFVWELMFTRSLFNTDDIQKQQDILFQAANLIDAGRIKSTLTTTLNGFSIETLKDAHQRIESSTSIGKTAIKY; from the coding sequence ATGTCAGTACCATCAAAAATGAAAGCTATTGGATTTACTCAGTCATTTGCGATTACAGAGCAAGACAGTTTATTTGAGTTTGAAACGAGTCTGCCAGAACTAAAAAATAATGACTTGCTGGTAAAAGTGAGCGCGACTTCTATCAACCCTGCTGACGCAAAAATTCGTATTCGTAGTGCTAAGGATAAAACACTCGAACAACCTAAAGTGCTGGGCTATGACGCAGTCGGTGAAGTTGTCGGTAAAGGTACAGACGTTGAAGGTTTTGAATTAGGTGACCGTGTTTACTACGCTGGTGACGTCACTCGCATGGGAGCTAACGCGGAATACCAAGCCGTTGATTACCGTATTGCGGCGAAAGCACCAAAGAGCCTTTCTGATGAAGCTGCTGCTGTGATGCCGCTAGCGACACTCACTGCGTGGGAAGCGTTGTTTGACCGCTTGCGTGTTCGTCCTGAAGAGCAAAAGTCGATTCTGATTATTGGTGGCGCTGGTGGCGTAGGTTCAATCACTATTCAATTGGCGAGCCAACTGACTAACCTGACTGTCATTGCGACGGCTTCAAGACCTGAAACCGAGCAGTGGGTAAGGGATATGGGTGCAGACCATGTGGTGAATCACCGTAACTTGGTTGAGTCTGTGCGCGAGCAAGGCATCCAGCATGTCGATTACATTTTTAATGTTGCGGATACCAAAGGGCACTGGGAATCGATGGTGGAGCTGATTGCACCACAAGGCATGATCAGTTCGATTGTGGAATTCGATGGTGGAATTGATTTGTCGGCGCTTCAAGGTAAGTCTGTCGGTTTTGTGTGGGAGCTGATGTTTACCCGTTCACTGTTCAACACAGACGATATCCAGAAGCAACAAGACATCTTATTCCAAGCTGCGAACTTGATTGATGCAGGCCGCATTAAATCGACACTAACGACGACGTTGAATGGTTTTAGTATTGAAACTCTGAAAGATGCGCACCAACGTATTGAAAGCAGTACGTCGATTGGAAAAACAGCCATTAAATATTAA
- a CDS encoding VOC family protein — translation MIQLEHVNLVVKDIPEMLTFYKAAFPHWYVRDEGQGEWSGKPRNWLHFGDEYQYIALSDHGEGENRDLAGHSVGLAHFAYVTNNIESVIERLIDAGFPIAKPGAEEPYRKNVYFVDPAGFEIEFVEYLSDDPKLRNAT, via the coding sequence ATGATCCAACTTGAACATGTAAATTTAGTGGTTAAAGATATCCCAGAGATGCTGACTTTCTATAAAGCAGCTTTCCCTCACTGGTATGTGCGTGATGAAGGGCAAGGCGAATGGTCTGGCAAGCCACGTAACTGGCTACATTTTGGTGATGAATACCAATACATCGCGTTGAGCGATCACGGCGAAGGAGAAAACAGAGATTTGGCTGGGCATTCTGTCGGTCTCGCGCATTTTGCTTATGTAACCAACAATATCGAGAGCGTGATTGAACGCCTTATTGATGCGGGTTTCCCAATTGCTAAACCTGGAGCTGAAGAACCTTATCGCAAAAACGTTTACTTTGTTGATCCTGCGGGCTTTGAAATCGAGTTCGTTGAATACCTGAGCGATGATCCCAAGCTACGCAACGCCACGTAG
- a CDS encoding DMT family transporter codes for MPSFSVSMIPVGVRFMILSAFGFALMSACVKYISNYGIPVFEIVAARALVSLIISYIDVKRKGISIWGNNKPLLFVRGAVGTAALMCVYYAVTTLPLAEATILQYVHPVFTALLGVLFLKERVQKSTMICIAFCLAGLLVMVQPSMNSGANSELPMFSIMVALLGAFGSSIAYVIVRKLSQTEDSSVIIFYFPLVALPISTALIWNDFVWPSLFLTVMLVLVGIFTQIGQYGLTKAMQTQAAGKASAYSYVQIVFSALLGVWIFNEIPSVWTYLGGGLIVTGALINVFGKQLLVPFKAK; via the coding sequence ATGCCTTCTTTCTCTGTTTCAATGATCCCTGTTGGGGTTAGGTTCATGATTCTCTCCGCTTTTGGGTTCGCACTGATGTCTGCTTGTGTGAAATACATCAGCAACTACGGGATACCTGTCTTTGAAATCGTTGCAGCAAGGGCTTTGGTGTCTTTGATCATCAGCTACATCGACGTAAAACGAAAAGGCATTTCGATCTGGGGTAATAACAAACCACTCTTGTTCGTGCGTGGTGCTGTCGGTACTGCGGCGTTAATGTGTGTTTACTACGCTGTAACCACTCTTCCGTTAGCAGAAGCAACTATCCTGCAATACGTACATCCCGTGTTTACCGCGTTGCTTGGCGTGTTGTTCTTAAAAGAGCGCGTGCAAAAGTCGACCATGATCTGCATAGCATTCTGCCTCGCGGGATTGCTGGTGATGGTACAACCAAGCATGAACAGTGGCGCAAACAGTGAATTACCCATGTTCAGCATTATGGTGGCGTTATTGGGCGCGTTTGGTAGCTCAATTGCTTATGTAATTGTGAGAAAGCTTAGCCAAACTGAAGATAGCTCGGTGATCATCTTCTATTTCCCGCTGGTTGCTCTTCCAATCTCAACAGCCCTGATCTGGAACGACTTTGTATGGCCGAGCTTATTCTTAACCGTTATGTTGGTTCTGGTCGGGATTTTCACTCAGATAGGCCAATACGGTTTAACCAAAGCGATGCAAACTCAAGCTGCCGGTAAAGCTTCTGCTTACTCATACGTTCAAATCGTATTCTCAGCGTTGTTAGGCGTGTGGATCTTCAATGAGATTCCATCAGTTTGGACTTACCTAGGTGGTGGCCTGATCGTAACAGGAGCCTTGATCAATGTGTTTGGCAAACAACTGTTAGTACCGTTTAAAGCTAAGTAA
- a CDS encoding LysR family transcriptional regulator — protein sequence MLLEDLQVILKVAEFRSITAAATTLDMRTATASAAVKRVEAALGAELFVRTTRHLRLSSAGERYLPECEQALKILEQAKLSMREELGILDGEIRIALSSDLGRNLITPWLDEFLLEYPKASLRTSISDSNIDFYRDSVDMALRYGSPTDANTYGFKICDVPRILCAAPEYLAEMGTPKHPSDLAQHNGLLYQLHDMLQDEWVFNDGKQDHKVKLKGNRASNDADLVRRWCVAGKGVAIKSCLDMSKHLLSGEVVKVMPEFKPTPTELWLVCPSRQSITPTVRLLRDLFREKTAEILSQLSKQSIIDTQKS from the coding sequence ATGCTTCTTGAAGACTTACAGGTCATTTTAAAAGTGGCGGAGTTTCGCAGCATCACCGCAGCAGCCACCACCCTAGACATGCGTACTGCAACCGCGAGTGCTGCCGTCAAACGAGTTGAAGCCGCACTAGGCGCTGAACTGTTTGTAAGAACCACTCGCCATTTAAGGCTCTCTTCAGCAGGCGAACGCTATTTACCTGAGTGTGAACAGGCCTTGAAAATATTAGAGCAAGCCAAGCTCAGCATGCGCGAAGAGCTTGGTATTCTCGATGGAGAAATCCGCATTGCGCTTTCATCGGATCTAGGCCGCAACCTCATCACACCTTGGTTAGATGAGTTCTTGCTTGAATACCCTAAAGCATCACTTAGAACGAGCATCAGTGACAGTAATATCGATTTTTACCGTGACTCCGTTGATATGGCGCTTCGCTATGGCTCCCCTACTGACGCCAACACGTATGGTTTCAAGATCTGCGATGTGCCGAGAATATTGTGTGCGGCTCCTGAATATTTGGCTGAAATGGGAACACCAAAACACCCGAGTGACTTAGCTCAACATAATGGTTTGCTTTATCAGCTGCATGATATGTTGCAAGACGAATGGGTGTTTAACGATGGTAAGCAGGATCACAAAGTGAAGCTGAAAGGGAATCGTGCATCGAACGATGCTGACCTTGTTAGACGTTGGTGTGTTGCCGGTAAAGGCGTGGCGATAAAGTCTTGTTTAGATATGTCGAAGCATTTGCTTTCGGGCGAAGTGGTTAAAGTTATGCCTGAATTTAAACCAACACCAACCGAGTTGTGGTTAGTCTGCCCTAGTCGTCAATCCATCACACCAACGGTTCGCTTATTAAGAGATTTATTCCGCGAGAAAACCGCAGAGATCCTTTCTCAACTGAGCAAACAAAGCATTATAGATACTCAAAAGTCTTAG
- a CDS encoding CIA30 family protein: protein MDKIMHETDFKTHLLPKRIASLCLILSLSFLWSQVSVAGIDMIDFTQANEQKNWTATNDNVMGGISTGGLIHDGETSQFKGELSLENNGGFSSINRSVETLRSETDSVELTFVGDGRTYQLRFTTWIDGNRTNYKHNFETIKGEQLKKTFRLNDFQAVFRGRLLNEAPGLKAQHIKQIGFLIADKQPLHFELNLLQIQFKTSQETE from the coding sequence ATGGATAAAATCATGCACGAAACTGACTTTAAAACGCACTTACTGCCTAAACGAATCGCTTCTTTGTGCCTAATACTCAGCCTTTCTTTTTTATGGTCTCAAGTATCTGTAGCAGGAATAGATATGATTGATTTTACACAAGCGAACGAACAGAAGAATTGGACAGCGACCAACGACAATGTGATGGGCGGCATCTCAACAGGCGGTCTTATTCATGATGGCGAGACGAGTCAATTTAAGGGCGAACTATCGTTAGAGAACAATGGTGGCTTCAGTTCAATCAATCGCTCTGTTGAAACACTAAGATCTGAAACGGACAGCGTAGAGTTGACGTTTGTGGGTGATGGTCGTACTTACCAATTAAGGTTCACAACGTGGATAGATGGAAACAGGACCAACTACAAGCACAACTTTGAGACAATTAAAGGTGAACAACTCAAGAAAACCTTCCGACTAAACGACTTTCAAGCGGTGTTTAGAGGTCGGTTACTCAACGAAGCTCCGGGGCTTAAAGCTCAACACATTAAACAGATCGGCTTTTTGATTGCAGACAAACAGCCTCTGCACTTCGAGCTAAACTTACTTCAGATTCAATTCAAAACCTCGCAAGAAACGGAGTAA
- a CDS encoding MATE family efflux transporter: protein MKKILTLAFPLIISQLISMALVLTDVWMMSRISVSALAAGGLGASIYFFIFIIASSTVGCVANLIAIAYGQRVARPEFGNTQIRLAVKGATMLAFVLSVTLMASFWFAPLVLEAAKQPPEVITLAMEYVHALKWVMLPSLILLVLRGLTSAFGNVRSILVMSIITVILNVPVSYFLTFQLDMGLTGLGLGTAIAAFIVMVGYTVWVFKRDEFKQFAPWLNTEEYSIKLMSPLLMMGLPIGLAALLEHGLIYGGTLMAGTISIASLALHQILLQCLSFTWNFNFGLSQAAAILVGRDFGAGNYEGIKRTSILSFILVSVLSVALSAVFIIWPEMIASLFKLDDGTGAMTSLLASVIWVVALCFIVDAWQLLAINLLRGMKIVSMPTVMTAIGYWVFGLPAAWYLMSKFELAGIWGGIGVGLGVTGILLLIQLMRVIQKNSKSPDLSTHAYS, encoded by the coding sequence ATGAAAAAAATACTCACTCTTGCATTCCCTTTGATCATTTCACAGCTAATCTCTATGGCGTTAGTCCTTACTGATGTTTGGATGATGTCGCGTATCAGTGTGTCAGCCCTTGCGGCTGGTGGCTTAGGCGCCTCTATCTACTTTTTCATCTTTATTATTGCGAGCAGCACCGTGGGGTGTGTCGCGAACTTGATTGCGATCGCTTACGGTCAGCGCGTAGCTCGCCCTGAGTTTGGTAATACACAAATCAGATTGGCGGTGAAAGGCGCAACCATGTTGGCATTCGTGCTCAGCGTGACCTTAATGGCTAGCTTCTGGTTTGCTCCGTTGGTATTAGAAGCAGCCAAACAGCCACCAGAAGTGATCACTTTAGCCATGGAATATGTCCATGCTTTGAAGTGGGTGATGTTGCCTTCGCTTATCTTGTTGGTACTTCGTGGCTTAACCAGTGCGTTTGGCAATGTGCGTTCTATTCTGGTGATGTCGATAATCACAGTGATCCTGAATGTGCCAGTGAGTTACTTCCTAACCTTCCAATTAGACATGGGCTTAACGGGGCTTGGGTTAGGCACGGCTATCGCGGCATTCATCGTGATGGTTGGATACACAGTGTGGGTGTTTAAACGTGACGAGTTCAAGCAATTCGCCCCTTGGTTAAATACCGAAGAGTACTCTATTAAGCTGATGAGCCCTTTATTAATGATGGGTTTACCTATTGGGCTAGCGGCTTTACTTGAGCATGGCCTTATATACGGTGGGACTCTGATGGCGGGGACGATCAGTATTGCTTCGTTAGCACTACATCAAATCCTGCTGCAATGCTTAAGCTTTACGTGGAACTTCAATTTCGGTTTATCACAAGCAGCGGCGATTTTGGTTGGCCGTGATTTCGGTGCCGGTAATTACGAAGGCATCAAAAGAACTTCGATTCTGAGTTTTATATTGGTTTCAGTTTTGAGCGTAGCCTTGTCTGCCGTGTTCATCATCTGGCCGGAAATGATCGCGTCTCTCTTCAAGCTCGACGATGGTACGGGCGCAATGACTTCGCTATTGGCCTCTGTTATTTGGGTGGTTGCGTTGTGCTTTATTGTCGATGCATGGCAGTTGCTCGCAATTAACTTGTTAAGAGGCATGAAGATTGTCTCTATGCCAACGGTAATGACAGCCATTGGCTACTGGGTATTTGGTTTGCCTGCGGCTTGGTATTTGATGTCTAAGTTTGAATTGGCAGGAATCTGGGGCGGAATCGGTGTTGGTTTAGGTGTGACAGGTATTCTGCTGCTTATCCAGCTGATGCGTGTCATTCAAAAGAATAGTAAGTCTCCGGATCTCTCGACTCATGCTTATTCGTGA
- a CDS encoding DUF3081 domain-containing protein, which yields MDSRITIKEFLRVFDYLRSTGEQLDNKYQLGEMFAWHDYDGYNCWLSYRDVTITLMFHGSLKIEYDKASNYEDFINRCLTMLATEPSP from the coding sequence ATGGACAGCAGAATTACCATCAAAGAATTTCTCAGAGTGTTCGATTACCTTCGTTCAACGGGCGAACAGCTGGACAATAAATATCAATTAGGTGAGATGTTTGCTTGGCACGATTACGACGGTTACAACTGTTGGCTAAGCTACAGAGACGTTACGATAACCCTGATGTTCCACGGTTCATTAAAAATCGAATACGACAAAGCGTCGAATTATGAAGACTTCATCAACCGTTGTCTGACTATGCTTGCTACAGAGCCTTCTCCATAA
- a CDS encoding FecCD family ABC transporter permease, which yields MHHHTKIVLLSGVLILVASAGLFVGAASLSIPQVIKHLVAFSSDDFVIHQYRLPRMLLAISVGAGLGLSGVLVQGVIRNPLASPDLMGISAGAGLAATASLVWFPNAAVSVLPVVAMFGGVLAAGLIAVLAWWSRPTPAKLALIGIAVSAFLASCIDFLLVTNPIEINTAMVWLTGSLWGRNWQQVPFIWGALLLLLPMAFWLAWRLDVMGLGEESATTLGTKPKQIQALALLAAVLLASVSVSVAGTISFVGLLAPHLARLLFGHNHKLLIPASALVGAILVTCADGLARGLQPPIELPAGVLTSVIGAPYFIFLLYRYRGW from the coding sequence ATGCACCATCACACTAAGATAGTTTTGTTATCAGGGGTTCTCATATTAGTGGCATCTGCGGGCTTGTTTGTCGGTGCAGCGTCACTTTCTATTCCTCAAGTCATCAAACATTTGGTCGCCTTTTCCAGTGACGACTTTGTTATCCATCAGTATCGGCTACCACGTATGTTACTCGCGATAAGCGTGGGCGCAGGGTTGGGGCTATCCGGCGTATTAGTGCAAGGTGTGATACGTAACCCGTTAGCATCGCCTGATCTTATGGGCATTAGCGCTGGGGCAGGGCTTGCTGCGACTGCGAGTTTAGTGTGGTTCCCTAATGCGGCAGTTAGCGTACTGCCTGTGGTGGCGATGTTCGGTGGGGTATTGGCTGCTGGGTTGATTGCGGTACTGGCATGGTGGTCAAGGCCAACACCCGCCAAGTTGGCCTTGATTGGTATTGCAGTGAGTGCGTTTCTGGCGAGTTGCATCGACTTCTTGCTTGTCACTAACCCCATCGAAATCAACACGGCGATGGTATGGCTAACCGGCAGCCTCTGGGGACGAAATTGGCAGCAAGTTCCCTTTATTTGGGGAGCATTGCTCTTGTTGTTGCCAATGGCATTTTGGCTTGCTTGGCGATTGGATGTGATGGGGCTTGGTGAGGAAAGTGCCACCACATTGGGTACTAAGCCAAAACAGATACAAGCTCTTGCGCTATTGGCCGCTGTGTTGCTTGCCAGCGTCAGCGTTTCAGTGGCTGGAACGATCAGTTTTGTGGGTTTATTAGCACCTCACTTAGCGCGCTTGTTGTTTGGGCATAATCATAAGTTGTTAATCCCGGCGTCTGCTCTGGTGGGCGCGATTTTGGTTACTTGTGCCGACGGCTTGGCAAGAGGTCTACAACCACCGATTGAATTACCTGCAGGGGTACTTACTTCTGTGATTGGCGCGCCTTATTTCATCTTTCTTCTTTATCGCTATCGAGGTTGGTAA
- a CDS encoding response regulator, translating into MSFPVLICDDSALARKQMARSLPSSLNADITFAVHGLNALEELAQNQFKLMFLDLTMPELDGYGTLEEMQRLGDNTPVVVVSGDIQPKAQQRVMDLGAKAFLQKPIDKEALKGILRELVEPPTQPQMVTPTALDLPILRRRDIYMEVANVAIGRAADALARHFDVFVHLPLPNVNILEVSELHMALRDLADNDQVSGVCQGFSGEGIAGEALVLLSDSSVSDLKKLMKVPTESEQLEELELLMDVSNILVGSFLNGLGEQSEVRFFQSSPVLLGQHISIDSVIENTGGSFKKTMTFEVSYNIDGTSIRCDLLFMFVDESLPLLDNKLAYLMEEF; encoded by the coding sequence ATGTCGTTCCCAGTTCTTATATGTGATGATTCTGCATTAGCAAGGAAGCAGATGGCTCGATCACTGCCTAGTTCTCTAAATGCAGATATAACTTTTGCTGTTCATGGGCTTAATGCACTTGAAGAGTTAGCTCAAAACCAGTTTAAACTGATGTTCCTCGACTTGACCATGCCAGAGCTAGATGGCTATGGCACATTGGAAGAGATGCAACGCTTAGGTGATAACACACCTGTTGTCGTTGTTTCCGGTGACATCCAACCAAAAGCGCAGCAGAGGGTCATGGATCTTGGTGCTAAAGCGTTTTTACAAAAACCGATCGATAAAGAAGCGTTAAAAGGCATTTTACGTGAACTTGTTGAGCCGCCAACGCAGCCTCAGATGGTTACCCCTACCGCTTTAGATCTCCCAATACTACGCAGACGCGATATCTACATGGAAGTGGCGAACGTAGCAATTGGCCGCGCCGCCGATGCACTGGCGCGCCATTTTGATGTATTTGTCCATTTACCACTACCGAACGTGAATATTTTGGAAGTGAGTGAATTGCACATGGCACTTCGCGACTTAGCAGACAACGACCAAGTGTCGGGTGTTTGCCAAGGCTTTAGCGGAGAAGGTATTGCGGGTGAAGCGTTAGTCTTGCTGAGTGATTCCAGTGTGAGCGATCTTAAAAAGCTCATGAAGGTGCCAACAGAAAGCGAACAGTTAGAAGAACTAGAGCTGTTGATGGATGTATCTAACATCCTTGTGGGTTCATTCCTGAATGGGTTAGGTGAGCAGTCAGAAGTTCGTTTCTTCCAGAGCTCTCCGGTGTTGCTGGGTCAACACATCTCAATCGATTCCGTTATTGAAAATACCGGCGGCTCATTCAAGAAAACGATGACTTTCGAAGTCAGCTATAACATAGACGGCACTTCAATCCGTTGTGACCTTCTATTCATGTTTGTTGATGAATCTTTGCCACTTCTAGATAATAAATTGGCCTACCTAATGGAGGAGTTTTAA
- a CDS encoding FecCD family ABC transporter permease yields the protein MSSMLLSRGKRRSLIVSWLTVLVSWRVTLFTALVSCLAMSGYVASMLGWSNFSLTLSDLVHYWFAFDESNMTHQILATLRAPRAHAGLLIGASLAVAGLLMQGLTRNPLASPSILGINAGAACFMALAAIGIPVVSDLNPILNAVLGALLGGGAVMLLGGFFSERSHPLRLVLAGIAITALLIGLTRAALILADDMAYSVLHWLTGSLSSVDEGQWQQLWPPAVIGLVLAVSLARNLNLLALGEEVAVGLGSNIRLTRLMSGLAIVLLAGASVAIAGPIGFVGLLVPHLVRPMVGHNYHLLIPISAMAGAALVSWSDALSRSIAFPTETPVGVITALLGTPCFILIATRRS from the coding sequence ATGAGTTCGATGTTGCTCTCTAGAGGTAAGCGACGTTCGCTTATAGTGTCGTGGCTTACGGTATTAGTGTCGTGGCGAGTCACGTTATTTACGGCTTTAGTGTCGTGTTTGGCGATGTCTGGTTACGTGGCCTCGATGCTAGGTTGGTCGAATTTCTCCCTAACATTGAGTGACTTAGTTCACTATTGGTTTGCGTTTGATGAGAGCAATATGACTCATCAAATATTGGCGACACTTAGAGCTCCAAGGGCTCACGCTGGGTTATTGATTGGTGCAAGCTTAGCCGTCGCCGGACTGTTGATGCAGGGATTAACACGTAACCCACTTGCGTCTCCATCAATTTTAGGTATTAACGCTGGCGCAGCCTGTTTTATGGCTTTAGCTGCGATAGGCATACCTGTGGTGAGTGATTTAAACCCGATCCTTAATGCTGTTCTTGGTGCATTGCTAGGCGGTGGTGCTGTGATGCTCCTCGGTGGCTTCTTCTCCGAACGTTCTCATCCGTTACGTTTGGTTTTAGCGGGTATCGCCATTACTGCTTTATTGATTGGGTTAACTCGAGCAGCGTTGATTCTAGCTGATGATATGGCTTATAGCGTGCTGCATTGGCTTACCGGTTCATTGTCTAGCGTGGATGAGGGACAGTGGCAACAGCTTTGGCCGCCAGCAGTGATTGGTTTGGTGTTGGCTGTTAGCCTTGCTCGTAACCTCAACTTATTGGCGCTTGGTGAAGAAGTGGCTGTGGGGTTGGGCAGTAATATCCGGCTTACTCGTCTCATGAGTGGATTGGCTATCGTGTTGCTTGCGGGTGCCAGTGTCGCTATCGCTGGTCCCATTGGCTTTGTAGGATTGTTGGTTCCTCATTTGGTTCGGCCCATGGTTGGGCACAATTACCATCTACTGATTCCTATCTCCGCAATGGCAGGTGCAGCATTAGTGTCTTGGTCAGATGCGTTGTCACGATCGATTGCTTTCCCGACTGAAACGCCGGTTGGTGTTATTACAGCCCTACTTGGGACACCTTGTTTTATTTTGATTGCGACGAGGAGATCTTAA
- the fecE gene encoding Fe(3+) dicitrate ABC transporter ATP-binding protein FecE: protein MLKTQNLSVAYGKQTIIPNLSVSIPKGKITALIGPNGCGKSTLLKTLVRINKPVTGEVLFEDKPLSSYGDKVLARSLSLLPQILVSPEGISVRKLVEYGRSPYVSHWGRLGQEDQAIVEQAMRDTGVLEFADKPIESLSGGQRQRAWIAMIIAQDTDVVMLDEPTTYLDMSHQVELMNLMQQMNDKGKTVVVVLHDLNQASRYCDHLIVLERGGLVAEGTPDEVMTETLLNDVFDLKASVFRDPISNTPMCVAI from the coding sequence ATGCTAAAAACGCAGAATCTTTCCGTCGCGTACGGCAAACAAACGATCATACCGAACCTTTCGGTGTCCATCCCAAAGGGAAAAATCACAGCCTTAATTGGACCCAATGGATGTGGTAAATCTACCTTGTTAAAGACGTTAGTCAGGATCAATAAGCCGGTGACAGGAGAGGTGTTATTTGAAGACAAACCGTTGTCGAGCTATGGCGATAAAGTGCTCGCGCGTTCGTTGTCGCTTCTGCCGCAAATATTGGTCAGCCCTGAAGGCATTTCGGTCAGAAAACTGGTTGAATATGGCCGTTCTCCTTATGTGTCCCATTGGGGAAGGTTAGGGCAAGAAGACCAAGCGATTGTCGAACAAGCAATGCGTGATACCGGCGTACTTGAGTTTGCTGATAAACCGATTGAGTCACTGTCGGGTGGGCAGCGTCAAAGAGCATGGATAGCGATGATAATAGCGCAAGACACAGATGTCGTGATGTTGGATGAGCCGACCACTTATCTTGATATGTCTCACCAAGTTGAATTAATGAACTTGATGCAGCAGATGAATGACAAGGGAAAAACGGTGGTGGTTGTGCTCCATGATCTGAACCAAGCGAGCCGTTACTGCGATCATTTGATCGTTTTAGAAAGAGGTGGTTTAGTGGCTGAAGGCACCCCCGATGAGGTGATGACCGAGACATTGCTGAATGATGTTTTTGATCTCAAAGCGAGCGTATTTCGTGACCCTATATCCAATACGCCGATGTGTGTGGCGATTTAA